In Mercurialis annua linkage group LG5, ddMerAnnu1.2, whole genome shotgun sequence, a single genomic region encodes these proteins:
- the LOC126681400 gene encoding F-box protein At5g49610-like, with amino-acid sequence MAYSMNELPSDILLQILYRLPLNLIHRCKCVCKFWSSLISQPCFAVEYLLRTKLTPPPNPTLYFRLYTPRNFKTSPPRHSTYDDRHKSWSQDSPALSFGFLPLPEPAIRLLCTSNGLALCTTSYDCECIYYVCNPITKQWLTLPPPPTCTNFALVGLVCYGHYFKVVRLVSPCTYTNAVTFMMTEIRTSFFNAETFDSRTNLWRVSAMITIPRSILFCKPTNAIEYKGILHWESGERDYTTSTIMAFDPNLEKCRLIQVLETMPNHPGMYATGVSRSGEDLYHVHMQLDDNLSVNWRIWRLIEAEAEWCLEHTFRLTDLKLIVGDNCIRPSDLNSNLLAIDPIDPNVLYFHTRNNYTTRDRGIISLNIKTGRVESVYFPFHWPDPTASFSVYQYIMAIPFVPPSWPTSLPKIHHQDMKVFNIVPITSI; translated from the coding sequence ATGGCTTATTCAATGAATGAGCTTCCGAGTGACATACTGCTACAAATCCTATACAGACTTCCTCTGAATCTGATCCACAGGTGCAAATGTGTTTGCAAGTTTTGGTCATCACTCATCTCTCAGCCTTGTTTTGCTGTCGAATATCTGCTTCGAACGAAACTCACGCCTCCACCAAACCCTACCTTATATTTTCGTTTGTATACCCCGAGAAATTTCAAAACTTCTCCTCCCAGACACTCTACCTATGATGATCGCCACAAATCGTGGTCCCAAGACTCTCCGGCCCTTTCCTTCGGCTTTCTTCCGCTCCCCGAACCAGCCATTCGGCTTCTGTGCACCAGCAACGGCTTAGCATTGTGCACAACAAGTTACGACTGCGAGTGTATATACTATGTTTGCAATCCTATTACGAAGCAATGGCTCACTCTTCCTCCTCCACCAACGTGCACGAATTTTGCATTAGTAGGACTTGTTTGTTACGGTCATTACTTCAAGGTGGTGAGGCTGGTCAGTCCTTGTACGTACACTAATGCAGTTACCTTCATGATGACCGAAATACGCACAAGCTTCTTCAACGCCGAGACATTTGATTCTCGGACTAACCTATGGAGGGTGTCGGCAATGATAACCATTCCGCGCTCTATTTTGTTCTGCAAACCCACTAATGCAATTGAATACAAAGGGATTTTACACTGGGAAAGCGGCGAAAGAGACTATACTACCTCTACAATTATGGCATTTGATCCGAATCTGGAGAAATGCCGTTTGATACAAGTGCTTGAAACCATGCCTAATCATCCAGGTATGTACGCCACCGGAGTGAGCCGTTCAGGGGAAGACCTATATCATGTGCATATGCAGCTAGACGATAACTTATCAGTTAATTGGAGAATTTGGAGACTGATTGAAGCAGAAGCAGAATGGTGCTTGGAACATACATTTAGACTCACAGACCTAAAGCTGATCGTTGGTGACAATTGCATTCGTCCATCAGATTTGAACAGTAACTTGCTGGCTATAGACCCTATTGACCCAAATGTTCTGTATTTTCATACCAGGAATAATTATACAACTCGTGATCGGGGCATTATCTCGCTCAACATAAAGACCGGAAGAGTGGAATCGGTGTATTTTCCTTTTCATTGGCCAGATCCGACAGCATCTTTTTCTGTATACCAGTATATCATGGCCATTCCGTTTGTGCCGCCGAGCTGGCCTACATCCCTTCCAAAGATTCATCACCAAGATATGAAAGTGTTTAATATAGTACCAATCACATCCATTTGA
- the LOC126682731 gene encoding uncharacterized protein LOC126682731, with protein sequence MASCSIGTPNVGILKVDVGRAKVDNLHQCNGTKAWFGRRQPHFRGVAVSYQPKKASILHCGPTPETESATNSVDEKETKSSGLTRPLIPNSSEVESLVTEICDTATIAEFELKLDGFRLYLTRDITEKKKIQSLSASASTSALAPPPAPAPAPALVSSDLYGSSVPSTSLAISKPEPVSGVQSIIDRAADEGLKILLSPRVGFFRRSRTIKGKRAPPSCKEKQIVKEGQVICYIEQLGCELPLESDISGEVIKILREDGEPVGYADPLIAILPSFPGIKKLQ encoded by the exons ATGGCTTCTT GTAGCATAGGAACTCCGAATGTTGGAATATTAAAGGTGGACGTTGGCAGAGCAAAAGTTGATAATTTGCATCAATGTAATGGTACAAAGGCGTGGTTCGGTAGAAGACAACCGCACTTTCGAGGGGTTGCGGTATCATATCAACCAAAGAAAGCATCCATCTTACATTGTGGTCCGACGCCGGAAACAGAAT CTGCTACCAACAGCGTGGACGAAAAAGAGACAAAATCATCTGGCTTGACAAGACCACTTATTCCAAATTCAAGTGAG GTTGAATCTCTTGTCACAGAAATATGTGATACAGCAACTATTGCAGAATTTGAATTGAAA CTTGATGGATTTCGGCTATATCTGACGAGGGATATaactgagaaaaaaaaaattcaatctcTGTCTGCTTCTGCTTCAACCTCTGCCCTTGCTCCTCCCCCTGCCCCTGCTCCTGCTCCTGCACTAGTCAGTTCGGATTTATATGGGTCATCAGTTCCTTCAACATCTTTGGCTATATCCAAACCAGAACCAGTTTCAGGAGTCCAATCTATTATTGATAGAGCTGCAGATGAAGGCTTGAAGATACTGCTGTCTCCAAGG GTGGGTTTCTTCCGGAGATCTCGAACTATAAAGGGAAAGCGTGCTCCACCATCGTGCAAAGAG AAGCAAATAGTGAAAGAGGGTCAAGTAATTTGCTACATTGAACAGCTGGGTTGTGAACTCCCACTTGAG TCTGACATATCCGGtgaagtaatcaaaatattaaggGAGGATGGGG AGCCTGTCGGGTATGCTGATCCTCTTATTGCAATTCTCCCATCGTTTCCTGGCATAAAGAAGCTTCAGTAG